In Archangium violaceum, the following are encoded in one genomic region:
- the pip gene encoding prolyl aminopeptidase, with translation MSQATPRTLYPPLEPYNTGRLRVSALHEVYFEESGNPKGKPVVFVHGGPGGGSDPKQRRFFDPAAYRIVLFDQRGCGKSTPHASVEENTTWHLVEDMETLRRHLGIERWQVFGGSWGSTLALAYAQKHPERVTELVLRGIFLLRKQEIHWFYQHGAHALFPDAWEDYLAPIPPEERGDLLKAYHRRLTSEDARVRQEAARAWSIWEARTSYLLPNPATVALYGEDAYSLAFARIEAHYFVHGAFLRSDTQLLDDVPRIRHIPGVIVQGRYDIPCPVESAWALHKAWPEAELKIIPDAGHSAYEPGITAALVEATDRFRR, from the coding sequence ATGTCCCAGGCCACCCCGCGCACCCTCTACCCTCCCCTCGAGCCCTACAACACCGGCCGGCTGCGCGTCTCCGCGCTGCACGAGGTGTACTTCGAGGAGTCCGGAAACCCGAAGGGCAAGCCGGTCGTCTTCGTCCACGGGGGCCCTGGCGGCGGCTCGGACCCCAAGCAGCGGCGCTTCTTCGACCCGGCGGCCTACCGCATCGTCCTGTTCGACCAGCGCGGCTGCGGCAAGAGCACGCCGCACGCCAGCGTGGAGGAGAACACCACCTGGCACCTGGTGGAGGACATGGAGACGCTGCGCCGCCACCTGGGCATCGAGCGGTGGCAGGTCTTCGGCGGCTCGTGGGGCAGCACGCTCGCGCTCGCCTATGCGCAGAAGCACCCGGAGCGCGTCACGGAGCTGGTGCTGCGCGGCATCTTCCTGCTGCGCAAGCAGGAGATTCACTGGTTCTACCAGCACGGCGCGCACGCCCTCTTCCCGGACGCCTGGGAGGACTACCTGGCCCCCATCCCTCCCGAGGAGCGGGGCGACCTGCTGAAGGCCTATCACCGGCGGCTGACGAGCGAGGACGCGCGGGTACGGCAGGAAGCGGCGCGCGCCTGGAGCATCTGGGAGGCCCGCACGAGCTACCTCCTCCCCAACCCGGCCACCGTCGCGCTCTACGGCGAGGACGCGTACTCGCTCGCCTTCGCGCGCATCGAGGCCCACTACTTCGTCCACGGCGCCTTCTTGCGGAGCGATACGCAGCTGCTGGACGACGTGCCGCGCATCCGCCACATCCCCGGGGTCATCGTGCAGGGCCGCTATGACATCCCCTGCCCCGTGGAGAGCGCCTGGGCCCTGCACAAGGCGTGGCCCGAGGCGGAGCTGAAGATCATCCCGGACGCGGGGCACTCCGCCTA